A segment of the Candidatus Izimaplasma bacterium HR1 genome:
CTATGCAGGTTTTTGGTGGAGATAAGGAATCAATTGTTAAAGGTGCTATGATTATAGATCAAGAGAGCGATTGCGACATTATTGATATTAATTTTGGGTGTCCAGTAAACAAAATAGTTAAAAGCGATGCTGGTGCAAAATTATTGTTGGACCCGCAAAAGATATTTGAAATAGTAAGTGAAGTTGTTGCAAATGTTAATAAGCCAGTAACAGTAAAAATGAGAACCGGTTGGAATAATGAAACTATTTATGCTGTAGAAATAGCTAAACTATGCGAAAAAGCTGGTGCCAAAGCTATTGCAATACATGGACGAACAAGATCTCAAATGTATACAGGTAAGGCCAATTGGGATTATATAAAACAAGTAAAAGAGGCTGTTAATATTCCTGTAATTGGAAATGGAGATATTAAATCTCCAGAAGATGCTAAACGAATGTTAGATGAAACAGGTTGTGATGCAGTTATGATTGGTAGAGGAGTCCTTGGGAATCCTTGGTTATGCCAACAAACTGTTGAATACTTAGAAACAGGGACATATATAAAAGTAATTGAAGATGAAGAAAGATTGAACAGAATTATTAATCATATGGATCGACTAATTGAGTTGAAAAATGAAAAAATTGCTCTATTAGAAATGAGAACTCATGCAGCTTGGTATGTTAAAGGAATGAAAGGTGCTAGTTTTGTCAAAAGAGAAATAGGAAGTATAAAAACAAGGGAAGATTTACACAAATTAGTGGAAAGCTACCGAAAATATTTAAAAGAAGGACCAATGTAGGTCCTTCTTTTTAAATAATATAGTTAGCGTATTTAGATAATAAAATTTGGGACAATTCGAGTTCTAATATTGTTCCTTCATTGGAAAATTCTTGATTGATAATATGACTGTTTTCAATTAAATGAGATACTAATTCACCCTCTTTAAAAGGTATTAGCAATTTAACAACTGAGTAGCCTTTAAATACTTCTTTTTCGATAGTGTCAAGTATTCGAGAAACCTCTCTATTGTCTAGTAAACTTACGATTAAATTAGGGTAGTAAGTTGGATTAACTTCTTCTTCAATAAGATCTTGTTTGTTATAGATATATAATGTAGGAATATCATGGACACCGATTTCCTCAAGTGTTTCATTAGTAACGTCAATTTGCTTAGAATGGTAGTGATTACTTGCATCAACTACGTGAATTAAATAATCAGCTTCTGTAACTTCCTCCAAAGTAGATTTGAATGATTCAACCAAATTATGAGGCAAATTTGAGACAAACCCAACTGTATCAGTAAGTACAAATTCCTTATTTGACGGTAATTGTATATGTCTAGTTGCTGTTTCTAATGTCGCAAACAACATATCTTTGACAAATACTTCTTTTGGATTTTCTGAATTAGTTGATTCAACAAATGTATTTAATAGAGTTGATTTACCTGCATTGGTATAACCAACAATGGCAATTTTCTTAATATTTGAACGATTTCTGTTTTTTCTTTGAACTTGTCTAGATTTAACAACGTTCTGTAATTCGCGTTTCAATTTGTGTATTTCTTCATGAATTTTACGACGATCTAGTTCCAGCTTTTTCTCACCAGGACCACGACTCCCGATACCACCTTGTTGTCTGTTGAGACTAGCTCCCATTCCAGCAAGACGGGGGCGTAAATACTCTAATTGAGCGATTTCAACTTGTAACATAGCTTCTTTTGTTTTTGCTCGAGATGCAAAAATATCAAGGATTAACAATGTTCTATCGATAACTCTACATTCAACAACTTCTTCTATGTTTCTAATTTGAGAACCTGATAATTCATCATTGAAAATAACCATGTCAGCTTCTAAATTGATGACAAATTGTTTTACTTCATCAACTTTTCCTCGTCCGATATAGAAATTTGGTGTGATTTTATTTAAAGCTTGTGTCATTGAATAAACTACCTCTATGTTGCTTGCTTCAGCTAAATTTTCTAACTCTTTCATATAATAATCAATCATACCATCATTCACTAAGTCTGCGCCAACTAGTACAGCTTTTAACATAGTTATCACCTCGGTTTTTATTTTTGAACTCATCTCCATTATACAAAAAAAAGGCACGATTAGCGCCTTTTTATTTTATAATCCACATTTTAGTTGGGCATTACAGTTAGTACAAGTGTGACATCCTCCGATGTTTTCAACTGTTCCTTCTAAACAGATAGGACAGATATCTCCAGGTTCTACACCTATATTTCTATCTTGTCGATCACTTCTTAAACCAACTGTTTTTGCTGCTTTTGGTTCTTTTTTCTCTTCATCTAGTTCAACACCAAGTTCAACGATATCTACTTGCTTAGGAGTTGTGAATTTATCATCTTCATCTTTTGATAAGGTGAGTACTTGAGAGTCTCTTGAACCATCTACATAAACAGTTCCACCTTTAGCTCCACCTTTATATAATCTCATATATACTTGTTCTACTTCTTCGACACTATAACCTTTAGGAGCATTTACTGTTTTTGAAATTGAAGAATCAACCCAGTTTTGAATAATACATTGGATATCAACATGTTCCTCAGGAGCTAACTCCATTGCGCTTATGAATGTATCTGGCAAAGTAGATTTAGTAATACCAGGGTGTAAATTTATGTATTCTTCGACGATTGGAGCATTTACTTCTATAAACTTACCTAGTCTACCACTTCTAAAGTATGAGAATCCAAAGTATGGTTCTAATCCTGTTGAAACTCCTACCATTGTTCCTGTAGAACCAGTTGGAGCGATAGTTAGTAAGTGTGAATTTCTAATACCGTATTTCATAATGTCTTTTTTAATGTTTTCCGGTAATTTGCTAATATAACCACTATTAACTAATTTTTCTCTGCTTCCTTGAGACTCTAAGAATGGGAATGAACCTTTATTCTTAGCTATTTCAATTGATGTTCCATACGCATTTACTGCGATAAACTTGAATAATTTATCTACTAATACATTACTTTCTTTTGAACCATAACGCAAATTTGTCCAGATTAATAAGTCGTGAAGACCCATAATTCCAAGACCTATACGGCGTTCACCTAGGGCTTGTTCACGGTTTTCATCTAAGAAGTAATGTGTTTTATCTATAACATTGTCTTGCATTCTTATTGCTACTTTTATTGTATTTTGGAGTTTATCCCAATCAACAACACCTTTATCACGATTTACCATATTAGCTAAGTTTATTGCAGCTAGATTACAAACTGAATATGGTGCTAATGGTTGTTCTCCACAAGGATTTGTACAAACAACTTTTTGATTATAGCCTTGAGCATTAGTCATTTCGTTAGCGTTATCAATAAAGAATATCCCAGGTTCAGCACTATATGTAGCGCAGACATTAATCAAATTCCATAAATCTTTTGCACGGATAGTTCTATATGTTTTAACTCTATATCCTAGTTTTTCCCATTCTCTAACATCACCGATATCCATCCATTTTGCGTCATATGATTCTTTTTCTTCTCCAGAATATGAATCAACATCTGGGAATTTAAGTTCATAAATCGCGTCTGCTTCAACAGCGTCCATAAAGTTTTTTGTAATTGCTACAGAAATATTAGCTCCAGTTAAGAAATCAGGATTGTTTACTTCATAACGTCCACCTTTATTGATAATTTCGAAAGATGAATCAACAATAGATTTAGAGAAAATGCCTGGAGTAAGGCGAGATTGTTCTAATATATACTCATTTATTTGAATTTCAGATTCAGTTAATGGTACGAATTTTAGTTTGTTTTTAGCTGCTTGGATGATTGAATCATCTTTAATATTTTCGATTAAGAATTGCAAAATCTTTGGATTTTGCATTTTTGAAATAATGAATTCAACAATATCAGGATGCCAATCAGCCATCATTATCATTTGGGCACCACGTCTAGAACCACCTTGTTCAACTAAATGAGTTAATTCACTTAAATCATGTAACCAACTTACAGCGCCACTGGATTTACCATTAACACCTTTAGCTAATGAATTTTTAGGACGTAGAGTAGATCCGTTAGTACCTACACCACCACCACGACTCATGATTTCCATTACTTGTTTTCTGTGATCACTGATTCCACCACGTGAATCATGAATAAATGGCATAACAAAACAATTGAAATATGTAACATTAGTATTGCTTCCTGCACCAAATAAAACACGACCTGCTGGAACTAAGTTTAAAGTTGAAACTTCATGATAGAAGGCTTCAATCGTCTCTTTAGTTTCATCTTCACCTAAATGATGAGCTAAACGCATAGCAATCTGTTCAAAATATAATTCAAGAGGTTTATCTAACTGACGCTTGTTTCTAGATATACAACCCTCTTTGTCTGCATCTTCTGCAGCACCAAGATAATCCTCTTCTAGCTTAATACGTACAGTGTCTCCATTTATATCAACTACATTTCCAATCCCTCTTGCTGGAAATTTAGGATCATTCTTAACAATAGTGATAACAATATCACCAATACTTAATGAATCTAATGTTAAATCCTTTTGTGTGTAACGATCAAGCATTACTAAACGAGACACACCATCAAAAGTTTTACTCATCTCTTTCGTGATCGGAAAAAGGTGAGGAAAAGCAGTTTTAATGTCCCCATTTATCTTGTTTATTAATTCTTTATTATATTTCACCATAAATATTCCCCCTAATAGAAAAGTGTGCTTATATTATATAATTTAAAAATATATTTTAACAGTCTTGACTTTTTTTTAATACTGTGAAATGGCACAGTATAGCCGATTTTTACAAAAAATAAATTCAAAAAAATATAGTTGAAATCCCCAACTTATTTAGTTGGTTCTACAACTGTTTTTTACCGAATATACCTCAAAATCTGTCCTATGATTATGAATAAATTAATTTTCGTCCTTATCGCGTTTTTAAAACTATGCTATAATGTACTAAAGGAGTGGTTTATATGACTAACTTTGATGTTCTTATTATCAATGTATATTTACTGGCAATTTTTACAAATTTAATAAAAACTAAGACGACACTTCAACTATATCGTTTTTTTAAACTACTCGTTTTATCGCTTTTTATTATTGTAATAGTGGAACTTATTATCGATAGTGACTTAGTTTTATGGGTTTCAATTGTAAAATTGCTCCCTTTAGTGCCATTACTTGTAGTTATGATTCAAACAGAAGTATTGCTTATCTTAAAGAAACTAGGTATTACAAGTGGGGGATTCTTCTCAAATACACTTGAGGATACAATTAAGATTGAATTAATAAAAAGTATCGATTTCTTATCAGGTAAAAAAATAGGAGGATTAATAACCTTCGAGAAAACGTCTTCATTAGATGAGTTTATCGCAACAGCTTATCCGATTGAAGCAACATTGAATAGTGAATTATTATCAACAATATTTTTCCCAAACACACCTTTACATGATGGTGCAGTTATCGTTAGATCAAATAAAATAGTATGTGCAGGAGCGTATTTTCCGCCTACTGAAAGACTAGATATACCTAAGCAACTTGGTTCTAGACATAGAGCAGCAATAGGAATTAGCGAAATAACAGACTCATTAACTATTGTTGTCTCAGAAGAAACTGGAAATATAAGTGTTGCAGTTGAAGGTTATTTAGATCTTGATATTAGTAAAGAATCATTATTACTCTATTTAGAGAAACATTTACAAACTTAAAAGCCGTTACAGGCTTTTTTTTTTGAAAAATTTTGTATAATTAACTTGGGTGATAAATATGAATAATATACTATTTAAGAAATTACATGAATGTGAAGCGATTGAAGCATTAGTCTTAGGTGGTTCCAGAGCAACTGGATGTTTTGATATTAATAGTGATTACGACTATTATGTATATTTAAAAAAACAACTATCTGAAAAAGAAAGAGAAGTACTTTTAAATGAATTTATGTGTTATATGGAGTATTCTAATCAGTTTTGGGAACTAGAAGACGACGGAATACTAAAGAATGGAATTGATATCGAGTTTATATATAGAACTGTTGAAGAGATAGAGGAAATGATGGATAATCTCTTAGTAAAGGGATATACAAAACATGGGTATTCAACTTGTTTTGTGGATAACTTATTAAAATCTAAGATTATATTCGATAAGCAAAATAGAATTGCACTTATGAGGGATAAGTATTCAAAACTTTTAACTGAGGATTTCTATGACAAAATAATTTATTCTAACTTCCCTCTCATTATGGACAAGATGCCTAGTCTGTACTATCAAGTGGAAAAGGCAATATTGCGTAATGACCTTTTATCGTTAAACCATCGAACAACTGAGTATTTTGCTATTTACTTTGATATTCTATTTGCTGTAAATAGAAAAACACATCCAGGTGAAAAAAGGATGCTAGAAATGGCTTTAGAACTGAGGAATAAGCCTAAAGGTATGAAAGAAGACATTCAATTGTATTTTGAACATCTGTTTGTGGAAAAGGACAAATCATTGAAGCTATTAGAGAAGATTAGTAATGAATTATATAAACTATTAATTGATCAAGGATACAATTTAAAGATACACTCTTACAAAGAAAAGCGCTGAAATGTCGGCGTTTTTTATATTTTGACTATATTTTAGAAAATAAATTGTGCTATAATAGAGGGTAGTTTAGAAAATGGGTGATCATGTGGAAAAATACGATGTTGTAATTATTGGCGGTGGCTTAGGAAGTTTAACTACGGCCACTTATCTATCAAAGCGACTAAGAAATATCGCTGTTTTTGAAGATGGTAATAAGAAAAAAATAGCTAAATACACTAAAAAATTTAGAGATACTGAAAATTCTACCTTTAATTTTAGTTTTTATAACTATGATATTGGTGGAGTACATGATGGTGATTTGTTTAATGATTATTTGAAACAATGCGGCCTTTCTAGTTCCTTTGAATTTTACGATAATACCTACACTATGGTTGTAGGTAAAAATCAGCAATTGATAAGACGCCCTAATGATTTATCTAATTTTAAAATATATTTAGTGAGACATTATCCCAAATTACGTGATAATATCCACAAATTGTTCGATGATATTATGATACATTATGAAGATTATCGTGTACAAAAACAAGCAAGGTTAACTAATAAAGAATATACCTTAACGTCCGCAATCATCGAATGGGGGGATTTAAGTCTATATAATGCATTAGCTAAATACTTTAGTAATGATGACATTATTGAAGAATTTACTCTAGTATATGGTTCAGTTGGCTTAGATTCTAAAGATATCAACGCTTATCATTACTTTATAAAGTTTTTTGATACTTTTATTGATGGATCACACTTTATTACATCATCATTTGATGACGTTGTTAAGACTTTATCGGGTGAAATTTCCAAAACAAGAGAAAAGATTTTTGTTGGAAGAAGTATTGAAAAGGTTATTGTTGAAAACAATGTAATTAAGAAGGTAATTGATAATAATGGTGTTGAGATTAGCGCTAAACACTTTGTAATAAATATGAGAATTGATGATTTTATGGACCGTTATTTCCCAGAAAATCTTGAATTTAAAGAAAAGTTCTATAATATGTATCCAGATACAAAAGTTGAACGATTTGTTAATCAAGTATATTTAGGCTTCAATAAACCTGTTGAAGATCTTGAACTAAGTGAAAAACAGTATATTTTTAATAAAGTAGAGACTGATGATGTTCAATTACTAAGTATTCTGAACTATAAAGCTTATGATTCAAAAGCTTGTCCTAATGGAAAAAGTGCAATTATGGTTGAATTCATTGATGATTCAACACCAAGAAAGACAAAATTAGAACAAGTAATTTCCCAGTTCCTAAAATATTTCCCTAAAACAAAAGACCATATTACTCTTAAGAGAATCGGAAACAAAAGACCTTACTTCGGAAGTCTGGCTACGACTGAGTATTGGCGTGACAAAGCAATTAATGATTTATTCTCAATTGACGACTATTCGGAATTAAATCCTTTTAAAAATGGATATTTCATTGGTTCATGGACTAAACCTGAAGCTGGGATTACTGGTATGATTCAAACTGGAGTAGAGTATGGAGATATTATTGATGACCTAATTTATCATGGTGATGATGATGATTATTTCATTAATCATGATGAGTTAATGAATATTATAAATCATCAATTTATTCCAAACTCTTTAGGTAAAGAAGAGAAAAATGTGCAGTTCTTCATTGGTAAGGACTCGTATTACATAAGAACAAAAGGAGCTCACCAAAGATTATATAAAGGTGTGAGTGATATTTCTGATTTAATTATTATCGCTACTAATGAGTGCTTGTACGATCTCAGTGTTGGTAATATTACACTAGATAAAGCAGTTTCTAGTGGAACATTTGAATATGTTGGTGATCGAGAATTCTTAGATACCGTTATTGAAGCGTTTGATATGGGAATAGAAATTACAAAACCAAACACATACAAATATGTTAAAGGTGGTTGGGGTAATAAAATATTATTGCTGCAATTGTCTATGTTGCTGTTATCTAATCTTTTAGGGAATTACCATAACAACATTTACTTAGCACCAATAACCTTGGCTTTATTCGGTATAACGGTTTATTTAAAATACCGTGTATTGAATAAAATTACCATATTTGAGTATGTTGTACTTGGTCTATATTTTGTAATCTCAGTGTTGAGTATATTTATACCTGAAGTTAACTATGTTAAGGATTCTAAATACACACTTATACTGTTTACATTATATTTACTAGTTACTTGGTTGATTAATATACCTGTAGCGTTATATTACATTAGACATGATTATCGTACCGATTACACCAGAACTAAGCTATTCAAGAAAATGAGTGGAGGATTAACATTTATATGGGGTGCAACCTTCTTTATTCTTATGGCGACAGATTTCATGTTACCTAGAAGTTACGCATCGCTTACTTATTACATTGTAGCTCTATCACTTTACTTATCAATTTATTATCCATCATCATACATCAAAGGATACATCGATTAATAGAGGAGTGAAGTTAAATGAATATGTATATTACATTATCTATTATTGGACTATGGCTAATTTACGCCATAATTATTAAACTAACAAAAAAACGAAAGTATGATTACTCCTTTGTAGTCGCTTTTGTTTTTTTACTTGCTTTTGGGTATTTTTACTTAGATGATCAAATAGATTCAAATTACTATACCTATTTTTCATACGCTATATTGGCCTTGTTTGCAATTTGGCTTGTACTTGATAATCTTTTACTACTGTTTAAGAAAAACGTCTCAGAATTCGATTTTAGTGACTTAGAAGACGAATTAGCTCAAACAAATGATGCTTCTGAGTTGTTAAGAAAAAGATTTATCTCTACTATAGAGTTAGTAAATGATGGTATTGCTTTTAGAGATGGTGAGTTTATCTTTGGTACAGACCGCTTTATTGATATTACAGGGATAGAAAGTAATGAATTTGGCGTAGAAGATTATAGAGGAATGATTCATAAAGATGATCTACCTCAATATGATATGAAATTAGAAAAACTTACTAAGAAATATCCAATATATAATATAAAGTATCGTGTTAAAAAAGAAGGTAAATATTTATGGATTTCAGAGCGAGGTAAATTATTAGTTCTCGAAAAGAAAAAGTCTTACATATCTACGATAAAAACAATGGATATAAAGATGTATCCAGAATCAGATGTCGACGTTCTAAATACTCTCTCAGATTTTAAAAACATGTATGAAGAAATGCAACGTTTAAATAGACAAAAAAACTCATACCATCTAGTAGTCATTCAACTAACAAATATTCCGAAAATTAATGAAAAATTTGGACGAGATTTTGGTGATTTATTGATGGGAGAATACCTTTCAAAACTACGATTTAAATTTATAAAAGATAACAAAAGTTTATTCAGAATTTCCGGAATAAAATTTGGTTTATTGATAAAAGAAAAAGCCAAGTTTGATTTACTAGATAGAGCTCTTGTAGGGACAGGAGAATTAATGACTTTGCAATTACAATTTGGAGGGGTTACACAAACGGTTTATCCAAATTTAGGAATCTCTGAGTCGCCATATGGTGCCAAAAACTCTGATTTGGTAATCAGAGAAGCAAATGAAGCGTTGAACCTATCCCTCAAAGATGGATTTGAAACATCATTTTGTTTCTATGATCGAATATAGGTGTGGAAAACTATTCAAAAAAAACTAATATATACGTAAAAATATTTTTGTTTTAATGAATAGATATGATAAGAGAAAAATATTGGAAGAGCATTGAAAAAAAAGCCAGAAAAAATGTAAAATAAATAAAAATTATTCAAAGTGAGTGACAAATACTCATCTATCATAATCAACAGTTCTAGATTGACAATAAAAAGAGTTGATATTTGCATTAAAATTGTGGATAAAAATATTTTCAGGACACAAATATTCTTCTCGAATATCAGGGATTAATATATATCATAATGTATCCAAATATAACATAATAAATTTACAAAAAAAGACATAATAATTAGAGGTGATTTTAATGAAATATACAGCAATTATTTTAGCTGCTGGAAGTGGTTCTAGAACTGGACTTGATACTAACAAAGTGCTTATTAGAATTAACAAAAAAAGAGTCCTAGAATATAGTGTCGAATTTTTTAAAAAACATAAGGAATGTGATGAAATAATTATAGTTTCCTCGGAAAGAGACTATAATTTCATGTTTGATGAATACAAAGATGTAGTCGATTTAATTGTTCATGGGGGTAGTACTAGACAGCAAAGTGTTTATA
Coding sequences within it:
- the hflX gene encoding GTPase HflX; translation: MLKAVLVGADLVNDGMIDYYMKELENLAEASNIEVVYSMTQALNKITPNFYIGRGKVDEVKQFVINLEADMVIFNDELSGSQIRNIEEVVECRVIDRTLLILDIFASRAKTKEAMLQVEIAQLEYLRPRLAGMGASLNRQQGGIGSRGPGEKKLELDRRKIHEEIHKLKRELQNVVKSRQVQRKNRNRSNIKKIAIVGYTNAGKSTLLNTFVESTNSENPKEVFVKDMLFATLETATRHIQLPSNKEFVLTDTVGFVSNLPHNLVESFKSTLEEVTEADYLIHVVDASNHYHSKQIDVTNETLEEIGVHDIPTLYIYNKQDLIEEEVNPTYYPNLIVSLLDNREVSRILDTIEKEVFKGYSVVKLLIPFKEGELVSHLIENSHIINQEFSNEGTILELELSQILLSKYANYII
- the dusC gene encoding tRNA-dihydrouridine synthase C yields the protein MFKIGNVEIKNKVIIAPMAGVSNIAFRTIMKEFGAGLIYAEMVSDKALSFRNEKTLKMIRVVPEERPLSMQVFGGDKESIVKGAMIIDQESDCDIIDINFGCPVNKIVKSDAGAKLLLDPQKIFEIVSEVVANVNKPVTVKMRTGWNNETIYAVEIAKLCEKAGAKAIAIHGRTRSQMYTGKANWDYIKQVKEAVNIPVIGNGDIKSPEDAKRMLDETGCDAVMIGRGVLGNPWLCQQTVEYLETGTYIKVIEDEERLNRIINHMDRLIELKNEKIALLEMRTHAAWYVKGMKGASFVKREIGSIKTREDLHKLVESYRKYLKEGPM
- the nrdZ gene encoding Ribonucleoside-diphosphate reductase NrdZ produces the protein MVKYNKELINKINGDIKTAFPHLFPITKEMSKTFDGVSRLVMLDRYTQKDLTLDSLSIGDIVITIVKNDPKFPARGIGNVVDINGDTVRIKLEEDYLGAAEDADKEGCISRNKRQLDKPLELYFEQIAMRLAHHLGEDETKETIEAFYHEVSTLNLVPAGRVLFGAGSNTNVTYFNCFVMPFIHDSRGGISDHRKQVMEIMSRGGGVGTNGSTLRPKNSLAKGVNGKSSGAVSWLHDLSELTHLVEQGGSRRGAQMIMMADWHPDIVEFIISKMQNPKILQFLIENIKDDSIIQAAKNKLKFVPLTESEIQINEYILEQSRLTPGIFSKSIVDSSFEIINKGGRYEVNNPDFLTGANISVAITKNFMDAVEADAIYELKFPDVDSYSGEEKESYDAKWMDIGDVREWEKLGYRVKTYRTIRAKDLWNLINVCATYSAEPGIFFIDNANEMTNAQGYNQKVVCTNPCGEQPLAPYSVCNLAAINLANMVNRDKGVVDWDKLQNTIKVAIRMQDNVIDKTHYFLDENREQALGERRIGLGIMGLHDLLIWTNLRYGSKESNVLVDKLFKFIAVNAYGTSIEIAKNKGSFPFLESQGSREKLVNSGYISKLPENIKKDIMKYGIRNSHLLTIAPTGSTGTMVGVSTGLEPYFGFSYFRSGRLGKFIEVNAPIVEEYINLHPGITKSTLPDTFISAMELAPEEHVDIQCIIQNWVDSSISKTVNAPKGYSVEEVEQVYMRLYKGGAKGGTVYVDGSRDSQVLTLSKDEDDKFTTPKQVDIVELGVELDEEKKEPKAAKTVGLRSDRQDRNIGVEPGDICPICLEGTVENIGGCHTCTNCNAQLKCGL
- a CDS encoding RNase II stability modulator, translating into MNMYITLSIIGLWLIYAIIIKLTKKRKYDYSFVVAFVFLLAFGYFYLDDQIDSNYYTYFSYAILALFAIWLVLDNLLLLFKKNVSEFDFSDLEDELAQTNDASELLRKRFISTIELVNDGIAFRDGEFIFGTDRFIDITGIESNEFGVEDYRGMIHKDDLPQYDMKLEKLTKKYPIYNIKYRVKKEGKYLWISERGKLLVLEKKKSYISTIKTMDIKMYPESDVDVLNTLSDFKNMYEEMQRLNRQKNSYHLVVIQLTNIPKINEKFGRDFGDLLMGEYLSKLRFKFIKDNKSLFRISGIKFGLLIKEKAKFDLLDRALVGTGELMTLQLQFGGVTQTVYPNLGISESPYGAKNSDLVIREANEALNLSLKDGFETSFCFYDRI
- the disA gene encoding DNA integrity scanning protein DisA, with protein sequence MTNFDVLIINVYLLAIFTNLIKTKTTLQLYRFFKLLVLSLFIIVIVELIIDSDLVLWVSIVKLLPLVPLLVVMIQTEVLLILKKLGITSGGFFSNTLEDTIKIELIKSIDFLSGKKIGGLITFEKTSSLDEFIATAYPIEATLNSELLSTIFFPNTPLHDGAVIVRSNKIVCAGAYFPPTERLDIPKQLGSRHRAAIGISEITDSLTIVVSEETGNISVAVEGYLDLDISKESLLLYLEKHLQT